The following coding sequences lie in one Leishmania panamensis strain MHOM/PA/94/PSC-1 chromosome 19 sequence genomic window:
- a CDS encoding hypothetical protein (TriTrypDB/GeneDB-style sysID: LpmP.19.1310), with the protein MWVAHLVPQQRKNAHVSPPPKPGKPQEQPPPHRPISPTSCVSKLMRRTTLARLFHARQPHLCQHARGRCCATKMVLSRITGTVEIHRNIDYHVMIVKRPGREQQATHRVMQTIITVVDFGKAFDTMDSQILANRPQSFPGTRLKRWLRNFLAHRYAQAKLGNPFGKQYGLMAGGPKAPFLHHNCVPYKPLLSQSCWWPHFLTLSSACAQTTWPSPFHVVGGILT; encoded by the coding sequence ATGTGGGTTGCCCACCTTGTTCCCCAACAGCGGAAGAATGCGCACgtttcaccgccaccaaaACCTGGGAAGCCACAAGAACAACCCCCGCCGCACCGGCCAATTAGTCCCACCTCCTGCGTCTCCAAACTTATGCGGCGCACGACGTTGGCGCGCTTATTTCATGCGCGCCAGCCCCATCTATGCCAACATGCGCGTGGGCGTTGCTGCGCCACGAAAATGGTGCTTTCCAGGATCACAGGGACGGTCGAGATACATAGAAATATTGATTACCACGTGATGATCGTCAAGCGCCCGGgcagggagcagcaggcaaccCACCGAGTAATGCAGACGATAATAACCGTGGTGGATTTCGGGAAAGCCTTCGACACTATGGATTCCCAGATTCTCGCGAACAGACCACAGAGTTTCCCCGGCACCCGCCTGAAGCGCTGGCTCCGAAACTTCCTTGCACACCGCTATGCGCAAGCAAAGCTTGGAAACCCATTTGGCAAACAGTATGGCCTAATGGCTGGTGGCCCCAAGGCGCCGTTCTTGCACCACAACTGTGTTCCCTACAAGCCACTCCTCTCCCAGAGTTGTTGGTGGCCTCATTTCCTGACACTCAGTTCGGCATGTGCGCAGACGACCTGGCCATCACCATTCCATGTCGTGGGCGGAATTCTGACGTAA
- a CDS encoding hypothetical protein (TriTrypDB/GeneDB-style sysID: LpmP.19.1290), whose amino-acid sequence MGEEEENDVIASAFSTEAILEAVSRAVALTYEKCSLCGNIIEGEIEHVLREHPHLKHIHAMVAKPIPPLSACRSHGAAAMDLGSFAVATSSKADRGEVAFRVVHRAQAQLHRLLSGMHGCEGHVYPFGSIVSMGSWDGIGDGDFSFVCPELCYAPPQDEQAVVPVEAVEQDSDDETMTEGKKGYEVQESSASGEADTTGAVAATALRYMDLAESVENAAMEKVQSSMQPLCDEKRIIHKIAARLRGAGFRFEELDLVLRTRIPVVRRKRAEQEPPPLNPVPQASFICIRFDTASAENEFRKERLKRLIYIYKATEILSRGRQRGRSLVLSVPDSTDAIHLMAQRERIRGVRKEWLDNHRSPEIFSIDFDISCRHHGIRNSWLLRRYFAQNEVFRVGNVFLKMWSKACGVNNSRVGFLTSYSISLLWIYFLLRRGEAAFVNPADIPELPNREEQMEVSYIPLWPAVANAKANADRTSRLGGLLQGFFFFYGEEFCWDTHVVTIRKPYDTATAIPTKEDLGWDKSDTLSLVLRDRCYHIFSIEDVYEEDLDLGRHLTPNKAAWARLQFRLAYRQCCTAWRAGPGAGASPLWQLFDTPRKRAEDVLRARLYAYLLRNTKDAAAPIANILEQLCVSNESNPGNVSAEEDPMYLPCAYELGNRLCDLWFDNAQVAQDIAFHKMYIRRNTDYTPPANPMMHGEWAAVCTDDLQEHHDPKTAHQQRSVRLAPPVRKGSDTTASNLQAMCASSHERTMQLVTSRRQYEECVLMLRKHPPIPKQLPAAVVGVSLKDHAGTLYPHCFYPLQGHRLFGTYEARATFIRCVGDVVEELARLRGNNTPRELEQGGNVLHNRENLLLHLKKQLCPSTVATDPTYKAVLKFICLPTEPYIQATQLQPQGKEPPTLHPTPLLLSLANRNSSGFSVAAKPKDSRAPPPLHL is encoded by the coding sequence AtgggtgaggaagaagagaacgacGTGATCGCCTCTGCCTTCAGCACTGAGGCGATCCTGGAGGCGGTGTCGCGTGCTGTCGCGCTCACGTACGAAAAGTGCTCACTCTGCGGCAACATCATTGAAGGGGAAATCGAACATGTTCTGCGAGAGCACCCGCATCTGAAGCACATTCACGCAATGGTAGCAAAACCCATACCACCCCTCTCCGCTTGTAGAAGccacggcgcggctgcgatgGATCTCGGCTCCTTCGCAGTTGCAACGTCGAGCAAGGCTGATCGTGGCGAGGTCGCCTTCCGTGTCGTGCACCGCGCGCAGGCACAGCTCCATCGCCTTCTGAGTGGGATGCACGGTTGTGAAGGCCACGTGTATCCGTTCGGCAGCATTGTCTCAATGGGCTCGTGGGACGGCATCGGCGATGGCGACTTTTCTTTCGTGTGCCCGGAGTTGTGCTACGCGCCACCTCAGGATGAGCAagcggtggtgccggtggAGGCTGTGGAACaggacagcgacgacgagacGATGACGGAAGGGAAGAAAGGTTATGAGGTGCAAGAAAGCTCAGCCAGTGGAGAAGCTGATACCACCGGTgcagtcgccgccaccgcgctgcgTTACATGGACCTAGCGGAATCTGTTGAGAACGCCGCTATGGAGAAAGTGCAGTCGTCTATGCAACCCCTGTGCGACGAGAAGCGTATTATTCACAAGATCGCGGCGCGGCTTCGAGGTGCCGGCTTCCGCTTTGAGGAGCTGGACCTCGTCTTGCGCACTCGCATCCCTGTAGTGCGGCGTAAGCGGGCCGAACAAGAACCTCCCCCTCTGAACCCTGTGCCGCAGGCGTCATTCATTTGTATTCGCTTTGACACGGCAAGCGCCGAAAATGAGTTCCGCAAAGAGCGCCTGAAGCGCCTCATCTACATCTACAAGGCTACGGAGATCCTGAGCCGAGGCCGACAGCGGGGCCGCTCGCTTGTACTATCTGTCCCAGACTCTACCGATGCCATCCATCTCATGGCGCAGCGGGAACGCATACGCGGCGTGCGGAAGGAGTGGCTGGATAACCACCGCTCACCAGAGATTTTTTCCATCGACTTTGATATCTCGTGCCGCCACCATGGTATACGCAACAGCTGGTTGCTGCGGCGGTATTTCGCACAAAACGAAGTGTTCCGCGTGGGCAATGTCTTTCTCAAGATGTGGAGCAAGGCTTGTGGAGTGAACAACTCCCGGGTCGGCTTCTTGACCTCGTACTCGATCTCCTTGTTGTGGATTTACTTCCTGCTGCGTCGTGGCGAGGCCGCATTTGTGAACCCTGCCGATATCCCAGAGCTGCCAAACCGAGAGGAGCAGATGGAAGTGTCGTACATCCCGCTATGGCCAGCAGTGGCCAACGCTAAGGCCAACGCAGATCGGACGTCACGCCTCGGGGGTCTACTACAaggcttcttcttcttctacGGAGAGGAGTTCTGCTGGGACACGCACGTTGTGACGATACGCAAACCGTAtgacaccgccaccgctatTCCCACCAAGGAGGACCTTGGCTGGGACAAATCTGACACGCTGAGCCTGGTGCTCAGAGACCGCTGCTACCACATCTTCTCCATCGAGGACGTATACGAAGAGGACCTCGACTTAGGCAGGCACCTTACACCAAACAAAGCGGCCTGGGCACGCCTCCAGTTTCGCCTCGCCTATCGGCAGTGTTGTACGGCTTGGCGCGCTGGCCCAGGTGCAGGGGCGTCACCGTTGTGGCAGCTTTTCGACACGCCGCGGAAGCGTGCAGAAGACGTGCTGCGTGCCCGCCTGTACGCGTATCTCCTGCGCAACACCAAGGACGCCGCGGCACCCATTGCCAATATCCTCGAGCAGCTGTGCGTGAGCAATGAGTCCAACCCAGGGAATGTGTCTGCGGAAGAAGATCCCATGTACCTTCCCTGTGCATACGAGCTGGGCAACCGACTGTGTGACCTCTGGTTCGACAATGCTCAAGTCGCGCAGGACATTGCATTTCACAAAATGTACATCCGACGCAACACGGACTACACTCCGCCGGCAAACCCCATGATGCACGGCGAGTGGGCCGCCGTGTGCACCGATGACCTCCAAGAGCATCATGACCCAAAAActgcgcatcagcagcgcagtgTACGACTGGCCCCACCAGTGAGGAAAGGCTCTGATACTACTGCGTCAAACCTCCAGGCGATGTGCGCGTCATCGCATGAACGAACTATGCAGCTCGTCACGTCACGCCGTCAGTATGAAGAGTGTGTGCTGATGCTGAGGAAGCATCCGCCGATACCCAAGCAGCTCCCGGCCGCTGTGGTCGGTGTGTCTCTTAAGGACCACGCTGGCACGTTGTATCCCCACTGCTTCTACCCCCTTCAGGGCCACCGACTGTTCGGAACATACGAGGCTCGCGCAACCTTCATACGCTGCGTCGGGGACGTGgtcgaggagctggcgcgGCTTCGTGGTAACAACACGCCTAGGGAATTAGAACAGGGAGGCAATGTGCTGCACAACCGCGAGAACCTCTTGTTGCATCTCAAGAAGCAACTCTGTCCCAGCACAGTAGCCACAGATCCAACCTACAAAGCAGTGCTTAAGTTTATATGTCTCCCGACGGAGCCCTACATTCAAGCTACGCAACTGCAGCCCCAGGGCAAGGAGCCACCAACGCTCCACCCGACACCGCTTCTCCTCAGCCTTGCTAATCGAAACAGTAGCGGCTTCAGTGTTGCAGCGAAGCCAAAGGATTCCCGCGCGCCCCCGCCGCTCCACCTGTAG
- the CPA gene encoding cysteine peptidase A (CPA) (TriTrypDB/GeneDB-style sysID: LpmP.19.1300): MARRNSLLFAMVATVLFALCYCSTVIARTLHGIDDEVASAHFMHFKKQHGKSFGEEAVEGHRFNAFKENMQTAVYLNAQNPHAHYDVSGKFAALTPQEFAKQYLNPDYYTRQLKAHKERAHVYEGVRGGLSAVDWREKGAVTEVKDQGLCGSCWAFSAIGNIEGQWALSGNTLVSLSEQMLVSCDTVDMGCNGGLMDQAWAWIIKNHSGAVYTEVSYPYTSGDGSTATCLSTGKVGARISGQVSLPQDEDAIEAWLEKNGPIAIAVDATTWQLYFGGVVSNCFAYQLNHGVLLVGYNNSAKPPYWIVKNSWGTSWGEHGYIRLAKGSNQCMMKDYAMSATVGGTTTSRAPTTTEAPKPSETVLMQKKCLLNGCSRLCTSTTYPTGVCLRRRGGGSVMVTCQEEEVVELIFRSSSCSGNSQETRMPLNQCMPSYMGYFQNICASSVGAVSTSDPISDLSKPLLLGQPGVPSATHEGIIQH; encoded by the coding sequence ATGGCCCGCCGCAACTCCCTGCTGTTTGCGATGGTGGCAACCGTCCTGTTCGCGCTGTGCTACTGTTCTACTGTCATCGCCCGCACACTCCACGGTATCGACGACGAGGTCGCCTCGGCACACTTCATGCACTTCAAGAAGCAGCACGGCAAGTCCTTCGGCGAGGAAGCCGTGGAGGGTCACCGCTTCAACGCCTTCAAGGAGAACATGCAGACAGCCGTCTACCTCAACGCACAGAACCCGCACGCGCACTACGACGTATCTGGCAAGTTTGCGGCCCTCACCCCGCAGGAATTTGCCAAGCAGTACCTGAACCCCGACTACTACACACGTCAGCTCAAGGCTCACAAGGAGCGCGCGCACGTCTACGAGGGTGTACGCGGTGGTCTGTCGGCGGTGGACTGGCGTGAGAAGGGTGCCGTGACGGAGGTGAAGGATCAAGGTCTCTGCGGCTCGTGCTGGGCCTTCTCCGCCATTGGCAACATCGAAGGCCAGTGGGCCTTGTCCGGCAACACCCTGGTGTCGCTGTCGGAGCAGATGCTTGTGTCGTGCGACACCGTCGATATGGGGTGCAACGGCGGGCTGATGGACCAGGCTTGGGCATGGATCATCAAGAATCACAGCGGCGCGGTGTACACAGAGGTCAGCTACCCCTACACCTctggcgacggcagcacgGCGACGTGCTTGAGCACCGGCAAGGTTGGCGCCAGGATCAGTGGTCAAGTCTCTCTCCCGCAGGATGAGGATGCGATCGAAGCGTGGCTGGAGAAGAACGGTCccatcgccatcgccgtcgacGCGACCACCTGGCAGTTGTACTTCGGTGGTGTGGTCTCGAACTGCTTCGCGTATCAGCTCAATCACGGTGTACTCCTTGTCGGCTATAACAACAGCGCAAAGCCACCGTACTGGATTGTGAAGAACTCTTGGGGAACCTCGTGGGGTGAGCATGGGTACATCCGCCTTGCCAAGGGCTCTAACCAGTGCATGATGAAGGATTACGCCATGTCGGCCACGGTTGGCGGCACTACAACTTCGCgcgcgccgacgacgaccgAGGCGCCGAAGCCAAGCGAGACGGTGCTTATGCAGAAGAAGTGCTTATTGAATGGCTGCTCGCGGCTGTGCACAAGCACAACGTATCCGACcggtgtgtgcctgcgccgcAGGGGTGGCGGCTCTGTCATGGTGACTtgccaggaggaggaggtggtggagctcATCTTCAGGTCGTCGAGTTGCTCTGGGAACTCGCAGGAGACCCGCATGCCGCTGAACCAATGTATGCCAAGCTACATGGGCTACTTCCAGAACATCTGCGCTTCGTCCGTCGGTGCGGTGAGCACGAGCGACCCCATCTCGGACTTGTCCAAGCCACTGCTCCTTGGCCAGCCAGGTGTCCCAAGCGCGACCCATGAGGGGATCATCCAGCACTAG